A segment of the Cohnella algarum genome:
GAAGGTGGCCGCAATCGCGACGGTTTCGTTGCGTTTGCCTAAGTGCAGCTTGTGCGCCCTCCGAGATCGGGGGGCGTTTTTCATGCGTTCCGTAACCAGGGAAAGAGTGGATTGGGGAGGATGGCCATGGAACGGCAACATCAAAGAAAAGGCTGGAAATCGAAAGGGGCGGCCGCGTTCGCGGCGCTGCTTGTAATAGCGGGCTGCGGAGCCGGCGGGAACGGGGGAAGCGGCAACGAAGGCGGGGCCGCCGCTTCTCCTTCCGCGACGGCGCAGCCGCTCAAGGAAATCAAAGTCGTGCTCGACTGGACGCCGAACACGAACCATACGGGCCTGTACGTAGCGGCGGCGCAAGGCATGTGGGAGAAGCGCGGCCTGGACGTCGAAATCGTGCAGCCGCCGGAAAGCGGCGCGGATCAGATGGTCGCGAGCGGAGCGGCCGAATTCGGCGTCGGCACGCAGGAAGGGCTGACGCTCGCCCGCGAGCAGGACATTCCGCTCGTGTCGCTGGCGGCGGTCATTCAGCACAATACGTCGGGCTTCGCTTCGCCCGCGGACAAAAACATCACCGAGCCCAAAGATTTCGAAGGCTATACGTACGGAGGCTGGGGGTCGCCGGCCGAGGAAGCGGTCATCGGCTCGATGATGAAGGAGCAAGGGGCGGACGTCGGCAAAGTCAACATCGTCAACATGGGCATGGCCGATTTCTTTACCGCGGTGCAAAAGGACATCGATTTCGCCTGGATTTTTTACGCGTGGACCGGAATCGAAGCGGAGCAGCGCGGCATTCCGATCAATATGGTGTACTTGTCCGATTTCAACGAGCAGCTCGATTATTACACGCCGGTGCTCGAGACGAGCGAGAAGATGATCGCGGAGCAGCCGGACGTCGTGCGCGCGTTCGTGGAAGGGGCGTCCGAGGGGTACGAGTACGCGATCGAGCATCCTGCCGAAGCCGCGGACATTTTGCTCGAAGCGGTGCCGGATTTGAACGCCGAGCTGGTCAAGGAGAGCCAGGAATGGCTGGCCGGCAAATATCAGGACGACGCTCCCCGCTGGGGCGAGCAGAAGCGGGAAGTTTGGTCCGGCTATGCCGAATTTTTGCGGGAGCACGATCTGCTGAAAAAGGAACTCGACATCGACGCGATGTTTACGAACGAGTTTTTGCCCGAATAAACGATAAAACGAAACGCAACGGAAAGCGGGGAAACGACGATGGCGCAAGCGCTGCTCAGCATTCAAATTTTACCGAGAACAAAGTCCGGGGACGACAGCGTCTATCCGTACGTGGACAAAGCGATCGACATCATCAAGGCTTCCGGCGTCCCTTACCGCGTCGGTCCGCTGGAGACGACGATGGAAGGCGATCTGGACCTGCTGCTGGATATCGTCAAGCAAATGAACGCCGCCATGTTCGAGCTCGGCAGTCCGTCCGTCTTGTCCCAAATCAAGCTGTCCGTCGATCGGGATAGCAACGCCTCGATGGCGCGGCTGCTGCAAAATTATCCCGATGGGAAGTAAAGCGTACCGCCGCGTCCTTCTGCCGGCCGGGACGCTGGCCGGCATTGTGCTCGTATGGCAGGCGTGCTGCTCGCTGCTTCGCATCGATCCGTGGATGCTGCCGAGCCCGCTGGCCATCGCCGAGCGGATGGGGACGGACGCTTCGCGGCTTGCGGAGCAATCCGTTTCCACCCTGCTGCTGGCGCTCAAAGGAATCGGGCTCGGCGTCGGCTTCGGCGTGCTGTCGGCGATCCTCTTTCATCTGATTCCCGGCGTGCGGACGGCGCTGTCTCCGATCATCATCATTACGCAAAACATTCCGATCATCGCGCTCGGGCCGCTTCTCATGCTGTGGTTCGGCTTCGGGCTTTTGCCCAAGCTGATTTTGCTGGTGCTCGTCTGCTACTTCCCGGTCGCCTGGTCGATGCTGGCCGGCCTCGGTCAGTCGGAGCCGCATCTGCGCGAATATTTGGCCATGATCGGCGCGAGGCGCTGGGAGGTGCTCCGAAGGCTGGAGCTTCCGGCTTCGCTGCCGTACTTCTTTTCCGGATTGAAAATTACGGCGACATACAGCATTTCTTCGGCCATCGTGGCGGAATGGCTCGGAGGCAGCGAAGGCATCGGCCACTATCTTGTCTTGAAGAAAAACGGCTACGATACGGCCGGCGTTTTTTCGGCCATCATCTGCATCATCGTGCTGTCGCTCGCGTTTTACGGGCTTGCCGCGCTGCTCGAGCGGCTTTCGATCCGCTGGCGCCCGGCCGGAACCGAAGCGAAGGGAGGGAGGAACGCATGAACGCGCAAAACCGTCCCAAGCTGGAGCTCTCCGGCATCAGCAAAAGCTACGCGCGGGGCAAGCTGAGCCATCCCGTGCTGGACCGCATTTCGCTGACCGTACGCGCCGGCGAGTTCGTGACGCTCATCGGGCCGTCCGGCAGCGGCAAGTCCACGCTGTTCCGGCTGATCGGCGGCGTGGAGCGGCCCGACGAAGGGGAGATCCGGATCGACGGCGAGCTGTCGACCGGCCGGCGCGGGCGGATCAGCTACATGCCGCAGCAGGCGTCGCTTTTTCCGTGGCTGTCGGTATCGGCGAACATTTCCTCGGCGTTGACGACCGCCGGCGTGCCGGCGAAGGAAGCGGCCGCCCTGGCGGACCGGTGGCTCGACCGCATCGGACTCGGCGGCGTGGCGAAGCAGTATCCGCACGTGCTGTCCGGCGGGATGCAGCAGCGGGTGTCGTTTTTGCGCGCTTTGCTCATGCCTCGCGGCTTGATGTGCCTGGACGAGCCGTTCGCGGCGCTCGACGCGCTGACGAGGGCGGACATGCAGGCGTGGCTGCTCAAGCTGTGGGAGGAGGAACGCCGCTCGGTGCTGTTCGTGACCCACAGCATCGAGGAGGCGCTCACGCTGTCGGACCGCATTTACGTCCTGTCGCTGGCGCCGGCCCGCGTGCTTGCGGAGCTTGAAATCCCGTTTCCCCGTCCGCGGCGGACGGACGTCTGGACCGAGCCCGCTTTCGTCGAGCTCAAGCGCCAGGTGCTCGAGTTGCTCGGAGAGACGGGCGGCGGGCAAGGCCGTTAAACGTTAACGTCGTCTCCAATCGTACTCGCCCGATCTGCGGCGCAAGCTGCCGGATCGGGCGAGCGCGCGTTTGCGGGCGTGCCGCGCCGGAGGCGGGGGATTAACGAGCTTCCTGCATTCGCGCAATTTCGGCTACGATCTCTCGCCGTTCCGTTTTTTCGAGGGCGGCGATTTCCGGCTGCGCCGGAATGTCGAACCGGAGGTGCGAATGCGCAAATTTCAGCACTAACGTTCCGATTCGATTCCGCTACCGAACGTACGACAAGTTTCAGGAAGCGAAAATCAGGCTGTTGAAATCGCTGCAAAACGCGGTCTACGCCGAGGAAACGGTCCGGCTCAAGTCCGCGATCGGAAACGCCGCGTCCGGGGATTTGCCCGCCCTCAGCGCGCTGATCGAGTCCGCGCGGGAGGCGCGGCATCGCCGGCAGCGAGAGCAGCTGCGCGGGCTGCACCGGCTGTATCGGCTTTGCGAGGCGCTCGGATTGCTTTGAATTCCGCCGCAAACCCGCGCCTGACCGCGCCATGCGAAGCCGATCCGAAGGCGCGCCGAAAATGGCTTTGAGAAAGGGGGCGTCGGCCATGGCCGTTGACGCTCATATTCATTTGGATTCGTATCCGCCCGATCGGCGGGAGCAGCTGCTGAACCGGGCGTTTGCGTCCGGCGTGGAGGGGCTCGTTGCCGTTTCCATGGGGTTCCGATCGTTCGCCGTCGTTCGCGAGTGGGCGGCGCGGTTCCCGGGCCGCATCCTTCCCGCATACGGGCATCACCCCGAACAGCCGCCCCTTGCGGAGGAGGAGCTCGCGA
Coding sequences within it:
- a CDS encoding ABC transporter substrate-binding protein, whose product is MERQHQRKGWKSKGAAAFAALLVIAGCGAGGNGGSGNEGGAAASPSATAQPLKEIKVVLDWTPNTNHTGLYVAAAQGMWEKRGLDVEIVQPPESGADQMVASGAAEFGVGTQEGLTLAREQDIPLVSLAAVIQHNTSGFASPADKNITEPKDFEGYTYGGWGSPAEEAVIGSMMKEQGADVGKVNIVNMGMADFFTAVQKDIDFAWIFYAWTGIEAEQRGIPINMVYLSDFNEQLDYYTPVLETSEKMIAEQPDVVRAFVEGASEGYEYAIEHPAEAADILLEAVPDLNAELVKESQEWLAGKYQDDAPRWGEQKREVWSGYAEFLREHDLLKKELDIDAMFTNEFLPE
- a CDS encoding ABC transporter ATP-binding protein — its product is MNAQNRPKLELSGISKSYARGKLSHPVLDRISLTVRAGEFVTLIGPSGSGKSTLFRLIGGVERPDEGEIRIDGELSTGRRGRISYMPQQASLFPWLSVSANISSALTTAGVPAKEAAALADRWLDRIGLGGVAKQYPHVLSGGMQQRVSFLRALLMPRGLMCLDEPFAALDALTRADMQAWLLKLWEEERRSVLFVTHSIEEALTLSDRIYVLSLAPARVLAELEIPFPRPRRTDVWTEPAFVELKRQVLELLGETGGGQGR
- a CDS encoding ABC transporter permease, whose translation is MGSKAYRRVLLPAGTLAGIVLVWQACCSLLRIDPWMLPSPLAIAERMGTDASRLAEQSVSTLLLALKGIGLGVGFGVLSAILFHLIPGVRTALSPIIIITQNIPIIALGPLLMLWFGFGLLPKLILLVLVCYFPVAWSMLAGLGQSEPHLREYLAMIGARRWEVLRRLELPASLPYFFSGLKITATYSISSAIVAEWLGGSEGIGHYLVLKKNGYDTAGVFSAIICIIVLSLAFYGLAALLERLSIRWRPAGTEAKGGRNA
- a CDS encoding thiamine-binding protein; this translates as MAQALLSIQILPRTKSGDDSVYPYVDKAIDIIKASGVPYRVGPLETTMEGDLDLLLDIVKQMNAAMFELGSPSVLSQIKLSVDRDSNASMARLLQNYPDGK
- a CDS encoding DUF6022 family protein, producing MLKFAHSHLRFDIPAQPEIAALEKTERREIVAEIARMQEAR